GGATATGTAGGGTccattgataatatatatatatatatatatatatatatatagtatgcAACCcactgttttttaaaacaaaaatcttttcATGGCCTTTGATATAATTTGGGCATGTTCTTGTTGTCAGTGTGGCTCAGCCGATTGGCTGCTCGATCCAAGAAATGATCAACAAATTAATGGTTTTCTTCATTCTCTTTCTGTGCATATTGTTGTTCATTACTGCGGCCATTCCTTTTCATACCATCTGGGATGCACATATGCTTATccaaaatactattatttttaactaaaaaaaaattaaataaacccaaccaTTATTATTGCACTCAGTTTAAATTGATGGATCAATCTAGAATATAgtctaaattatattaaaaaataatttgaaaattgatGTGGTATAATATGATCAAAACCTGAATTCACCCCTAATCTGATAAattctatcaaaaaaaaaaaaaattgattttttaatgtatttgtcattttactttttttaaaaaaattaggttaatttGTCTCACGAGTAATCTGAGCTTTACCcaataattttatactttagccactcaaacttgtaaaaaaaaaaaaaaaaaccacatagctaataaattaaatatgcaGAATTGTCAGAGTGATGAGTCTCTCTATCCATGTGCTTATGAATGATTGCCTCAGAATACTGGCACAGACGTGCAACTTCAATTCGCTTCGTATCGGCATTGATTGAACAACCTCACCAGAGAGATAtacttctttattttaatttcttttttcccgAAGTTATCTCAAGTGATTCTTCACAATTCTTTGGTGACCTACGTGTAGAACTGCCATTGCATCATTGGTAGGTAATCAAATTTTTTCGAGGGCGTATTTCAATGGAAATATCATTACCGAATATCAAGTGTTCTGCCTTCAACTCAGACTAATTCAGAGTATAGACCTCGAAGTTGTTGCCCAAACTGACGTTGCTTCctacattattattttgaggTCGGATTTAAGTCGAGgaataattttttcacaaatatAAGTTATTGATGTAGTCgtaattaagaatttagttttaatacataaaaattatggaaaataccttaattattcaaaattaatattttatatattttattatatgtcaCCATCCAAAAcacttaagttattttttaatatatatttttaaataaaaatcatttgagtTTGAAATATGTacgtatttattttttatatattttattttattaaataaaataaaataataaaatttaaactcttaATCATTTgatcaataaaactttaatattatattaaaaaaatcatcttaatttaaaaacctaatctaaaactttaaaatataatttatattattatttaacaaatattttattttccttcaatcagatttcttatatatatagcaaCTGTTTTCTATTTTAGCAGATGGGATAGTTACGTGAATTAAAGCGGATTTTAAGTTATTAATCAGGTCGTAGCATGTTTGGCATTAtgttacaaaaatgtttttgaaaaaatttaaaattttattttgttttaaattaatatatttttgatgttttcaaatcattttgatgtattgatctcaaaaataatttttaaaaaataaaaaaatattattgatatacttttatgagtgaaaaatactttgaaaaacaattataatcatactctcaaacacgcGTAAATATTAAGGATTTgtaatttagtattttctaaGAGTTTGAATTTAAACCTTGGACCCAAAACAATATATCTCAGAAATATATATTGTCAGCTTTTTAAACTAAATATGTAGTCCCTGTAATTTGTTAACTATCATGGTCTCGAGTTCCATTCCATTCTATCCCGAGAATGCACGTTGGATTGGTCTTCAAGAAAAACCTCGCAATggttttttgtattaaaaataaactatagaAATTATATAACTAGGTAATTTGAAAAGGCACTATAAATGCTTGTtattttctcaacaaaaaaaatcataatcaacaCTTTAAATGTTTATGAAATTTGGtagatatatataatttttaacatgaagTTTGAAACCAATTATCTActgtaatataatttaattctaaTGTTCAAtctaaattcaattaataaataagttgaatttatatatttagaaataatttaatttaatttattttctatattaccctcatcacatttattttattttttcaaaggtCTCTAAAGAAATATgggtaaataagtatttttagtattttagaaaagttaattttaaaattagttttttcgTTTTAGTATAGTAAATCAGAGGGTTGATATCTGATTTacctttatattatttttagagattaaattacatttaaaattcaattttagacATTAAAAATGAGtacaaacattaaattttttaattgaattcaattaaaaggTAACAAGTATACTATAAAAGATCTTGAGATGTTGGCTCTACCAATAATAAATAAGTATGTTTCTTTATTCTAATATACACATGacataatcatattaattactTACATGAAGTTACTGAGAACCTAGTTACTTCAAGTTACTATAAAAAAagctcaatttctttttcttgtttcctAGCACTCGTATCAGGAATTTAAATTATCAGGATATAAACTACTCCACAGATTCCTGTACAAGACCTGAGGAAAAGCCTGTGAATCTCTTATGATCTTATCATAACACTATTCATTAGCCAATCTTTTTTGACAACTTGAAAATGTTGCCCGTGGCTTACCAGTGTACGGCCCCCTGTTTTATAAGCAATTTGATAGCCTTTAGCAAAGCCATGTGAGCCTTTGTTGCAATGGGTCCTCCTATAATACCCAAAATAGCAAAACAGCCAAAACGCTGAACATGCACCCAGCTGAGTCTCCACTGGAAAAGTATGGCAGTTCACTCctcaaaaaacctataaaatacAGACTCAAAACCAGCCTTCCAACTCCACAAGACCTGCACAACTTTCACCACAAAAATCGATTTCAAATCATTCTCTCGGATTCCTCACTCAAGCTTAAAATCAAACATGGGTATTCGTTTACCATCCATGATTAGCAGTGTCAAACATGTAATCAAAGGGAAGTCTCTTCATGGTAGAAATCAGCCTGATGTACCCAAAGGACATGTAGCTGTATATGTTGGAGAAATGCAAAAGAGGAGGTTTGTGGTGCCAATATCATACTTGAGCCATCCTTCATTTCAAGATTTGCTTAACCGAGCTGAGGAAGAGTTTGGCTTCAATCCTCCAATGGGAGGTCTTACGATTCCATGCAGAGAAGATGCCTTCATCAAGCTTGCCTCTAGATTGCAAGCCTCATCATGAAttcaaaaggaagaagagagcaatcttttccaattttgtctttgtttatgtatttatttgtgTATAGAAGTATTTAAGGGATGTCTTCGTGATTCATCAATGATAATCAAGATCCTAGCTCGATAATTCTCCATTTTTgtgaattctattttttttatcttaattattgttaaaatttaCAGGGAGGACTCTTATTTAAGCAACACTTTAAGTACTCGTATAtttactggaaaataatttttttaaaaaagtaaatttcaaaaaagtgaattattttttaatgtttaatagtattataaaaaataaattaaaaaacactttttaatatttagttatgtcatgaaaaataaattagaaaataatttattaatttttttatattttttttcaagtttattaaaagaatgagaaacaaatcttataaattaaaaagttgaatgaaaataaaattgaaataaaaaaaatctaatttcatcaattatctcaaataaaataaataataatcaaaataataaagatcaaatttgacatataaaaaatttgaaaaatagatggaattaaaaaaaattataatttcataaattatttcaaataaaataaataacaattaaaagaataagtaccaaatctgatagataaaaaaaattaattaaaaaaagatatatataatgTATAATGTTATCTATGTATGGATTTTACAAATATTTGCAAATAGATTACCGAGTTCTATCTCCAAGCCTGAGGAAAGCCATATGAATATTTGAGGTATTTAGTTGTTgagaaataatattgtttttgagaattgtataaattttataaatttatttgattgtttcttcattattttttatctaactatttttttgttatttattatggatttaaactttatttgtaCAAGAAATAAcctcttaagattttttaatgatatcaaattataatgtaataaaaaatcttaaataatctttttatttttgttataatcaattttttttccactaaatttattttttttatcatttattttgtttttactattaattttattactttttaaatatattttcaatgattaaaaacaaaagaaaaaatccatgtgaatatTTGATGAGGGCCTACCATTAGCCAATCTTTTCTGAATATGTTGCCTTGACTTGGTGGTGTACGGCTGTTTCTTTTAATGCATTTGATATAGAATCATCAACCTTGACCTAAGCCATGTGAACCCTTCTAGGCATGGGTCCTCCCTCTGAGAAAAGAAACAGCCGAATCTGCTGAGCATGCACTCCCATCGGCCATCGGCCTCTTTACTGGGAAAGTATTTGATGGGAAATCTGGTACCAAACTCAACACGCAAAATTTAGTCTGGCA
This region of Populus trichocarpa isolate Nisqually-1 chromosome 9, P.trichocarpa_v4.1, whole genome shotgun sequence genomic DNA includes:
- the LOC7463979 gene encoding auxin-responsive protein SAUR21 encodes the protein MGIRLPSMISSVKHVIKGKSLHGRNQPDVPKGHVAVYVGEMQKRRFVVPISYLSHPSFQDLLNRAEEEFGFNPPMGGLTIPCREDAFIKLASRLQASS